A window of Bacteroidales bacterium genomic DNA:
GCCAGAGAAACTCACCGGTAGCAGCATCCAGACAACAGACCCTGTTGTCCGGACATGTGTACAGAAACGGTTTCATATACAAGTACGAAGACATCATCGGGGTATAACCGGTTTGCTCCCAGGCAATATGGGTTGCCGTACAATCTCCCTGGCCATCGGGACGAACTGCACGGATCGGGGAACGATTTGCTGTAGACGAATAAACCAGACCATCCCCGATAACAACTGATGGTACACACGGTTCGCCGCTATTGGCGACAGTCCAGATCAATTTTCCATCGGCCGGGTCGAATCCCTGAATCACATCACCTGCCGGACTGATGATCTGATCCTTGCCGTTGACCTGCATCACAGCGGGCGTAGCGTGTGCAATACGCGACATACCCCGCATTCCACGCCAACGCTCTTTCCCTGTGTTTTTATCAAGGGCCAGCAGATATGATTTATCCCATGGGTCAGTCCAGCCAAGTCCTTTAGGTTCTTCCCTGTTGCTGTGATTGACAGCTAAGAGCAACAGGTCGTTGTACAGAATAGGGGAAACTCCCATACCATGGTGAGAATAAAAGTCCAGATCAG
This region includes:
- a CDS encoding PQQ-like beta-propeller repeat protein: DLDFYSHHGMGVSPILYNDLLLLAVNHSNREEPKGLGWTDPWDKSYLLALDKNTGKERWRGMRGMSRIAHATPAVMQVNGKDQIISPAGDVIQGFDPADGKLIWTVANSGEPCVPSVVIGDGLVYSSTANRSPIRAVRPDGQGDCTATHIAWEQTGYTPMMSSYLYMKPFLYTCPDNRVCCLDAATGEFLWQIRLSGGQLNPSPIYADGKIYVLSERGTTTVLKPSDDPKKPAEIIATNELNEMSRASIAVAGKQLIIRTAGQLWCIGK